AGCAACATTTAAACTTTCTGCCTTACCGTATATAGGTATTGTAATATTATCTGTAACTGCTTCTAGTAATTCAGGTTTAACACCTTCGCCTTCATTACCTAACAAAATTCCAAATTTTTCTTTTTGTTCTATTGACTTAAATGACGCTGCATTTTCAAGAGCCGTTCCGTAAATTGGACCTTCAAAGTTATTAACAAAATCAATTAATTCCGCAGTTATAATTGGCAAATGAAATACACTGCCCTGACTTGCTCTTAAGACTTTATCTTGATATGGGTCTGCAGTTCCTTTTTCTAAAACAATTAAATCTAGACCAGCTGCATCTGCCGTTCTTATTAAAGTACCTAGATTACCAGGATCTTGAATTCTATCGATAAGTAATACTTGTTGTGCGTTATTTTTTTCATAATCAGGTTTTTCAATCACTGCAAAGAAACCTTGTGGCGTAACAGTTTCAGATAAAGCTTCGGCTACTTTTAAATTAATTTCAAAAGTAAGTTCCGCATAGTTAATAATTTCATTATCTATTCTATCTGGTTCAACCATAAATAATTGCTTAATTGTTACATCACTTTTGTATGCTTCTTCAATCAAATGATATCCTTCAATAAGCGCGTAACCTGTTTTGTCACGTTCTCTCTTTTTTGCTAATTTAATTGCTTGTTTTATTTTACTATTTTGAGCCGAAGTAATATTTTCCATAATTTATCCTCGCCTATTTTATATTTAATATGATATCCGTAATCATATGAAAAAATCGTTCACAAATTATCGATATAATAATTAATGAACGATTCATATGACCACTAATGTGCCATTTTCATAATTTAATTATTTAGATACAACTTCTTCACCATTGTAAGAACCACAGTTTTTACATACACGGTGAGATAATTTGTATTCTCCACAACTTGAGCATTCTGTCATTCCAGGTACTGAAATTTTAAAATGCGTACGACGTTTGTTTTTTCTCGTTTTTGACGTTCTTCTTTTTGGTACTGCCATGATTTATCCTCCTTATATTTAAACACAAAATCATTAATGTCAGATTCAATATTCAATTATACTATAGAATACATAAATCTGCTATTGCTCTTCATCATATAATTGGTGTAATTTCTGAAGCCTTGGATCGATTTGCTTAGACTCTGATTCTTCTTGTTCTTTAGCATGTTCAGCCGCTTGTTCTTCGTCTAAAACTTCCCAACCATTACCTTCGCGCATCATCTCTTCACTATCATCAGCAAATACGCGCATTGGTTTTTCAATGATGACAAGTTCCTCAGCAATATCTTTTAAATTTATCATTCCGTCTGATGCGTCATGATAATGTTCATTCTCTTCACTATCTGCATAATAACCATCTAAATCAAATATTTCCTGTGAAGAAGTATCAAGTGCTACTTCAACTGGTTTTAAAGTTCTCGCACATGGCATCGTGTAGGTGCCAGTGATATGCATATTAGCAATGACTTCGTTCGAATTAATGATTAGTTCGCCATCGATAGTAATATCTGATAAATCTATTAAATCCAATGTTTCTTTTAAATGATCAAAGTTAACCGTTTGATGGAATTCAAAAGGCTTATCTTGATATTTTCTTAACTGTGTTATCGACCATTTCATACGGCTTCACCTCTAACAAGCACAAAATTTATTTTAACTTTATAGACATAAGTTGTCAAGATTTTTTCTTAACACTTACGTATCTGATATAATATTAATAATGAATACTGAAAGGAAGAAATGCAAATGAAAAGTGTTGCGTTAGTTACAGAGTATAATCCCTTCCACAATGGTCACTTATATCATGCCGAACAATCAAAGTCAATCACCCAATCCGATGTATCAATAGCTATAATGAGCGGCCAATTTGTCATGCGTGGTGAGCCGGCAATTTTCAATAAATTTGTTAGAACTGAAATGGCTTTGTCTGCTGTTGATATCGTAGTGGAACTACCTGCCTATGCTTCTATATCTGCCGGCCAATATTTCGCTAACAGCGCCATACAAGTTGCCGATTATCTTGACGCAAATCATTTATCTTTCGGTAGCGAATCCGGTGACATAGATCAATTTCATGCCATTGCTAAAGAGATGAAAGCAATTGAACAATCGGAAGCCTTTGCACAGAAACTAAAAGAGGGCAAAAGTTATCCACGTATATTAAGTGAACTTCTTGAGCACAACACATTGCTAAAAGAACCTAACAACACGTTAGGCTTATCTTACATACAAGCCATTAATAACTTTGCGCCTCAAATTCAACCATGGACAATACAACGACATCAAGCGCAACATCATGACGATGGTATTACAGATCAATCATTTGCAAGTGGTACCTCTATAAGAAATGCATTGATTTCTAATCAAGAGGGTTGGCAAAAAGTAGTACCTTCTAAAATTGTACAATTATATCAACAGCCTAAGGCCAATACAGAACCTTGTTTTCCATTTATTAAACACACAATTTTGACTCAAGATGCCAAACAACTGAGGCAATTACACACAGTTAGTGAAGGCTTGGAACAAAGGTTAAAAAAAGTCATTTCAGCGACGACCTCATACTCTCAACTTATCGACGCTTTAAAATCTAAACGATATACACGTACGCACATCCAAAGAGTATTAATGAACGTGTTATTAAATTTCCAACAACATGACAAACCACAAACTTTGGATGCCGTACGTATTTTAGGTATGACCAAGCGTGGACAAGCTTATATTAAACATTTAAAAACTAAATTTCCTGAGCGCAACTATGTCACAAATATTAATAAGCAAAATGCGCATCATTTTAAACATGAAATTCAAGCTACGGATGTATACAATAATGTTTTTAATCATACAGCAACTGACTTTAATACCCCGGTTATCATAAGAAATTGACTCCCCTTTTATTCTAATTCTTAAATGAGATGGCATTAACTAGTTAGTTAATGCCATTTTTATGTTATAACATAATAAAATAAGCATGTTCTTAGAAAAGCGAGCCAAATTAAGTTTATTATAAAATATAACCATAAATAAAAACCAAGCAATACATGTTAAATACATTGCTTGGTTAGACTTCAAATCATTATTTTTTAAACTTTTCATTCAATGCCTTAGCAACATGTTCGGGTACAAAATCAGATACATTCGCTTTATAAGCAGCAACTTCTTTAACCACACTTGAACTTATAAACGAATAATTTGTACTAGTCATCATATAAAAAGTTTCAACATCACTATTTAATTTTTTATTCATAGAAGTTAGGCGTAATTCATATTCAAAGTCACTTACCGCTCTAAGCCCTCTTATAATTGTTTTAGCCCCAATTTCGTCACAAAAATCTACTAATAATCCACTAAATTCATGAACAACCACATTTGTTAAATGCTTAACAGATTCTTTAATTAACTCGATACGTTCATCCACTGAAAATGTACCGGACTTACTACTATTTTTTAAGACACAAATATGTATCTCATCAAATCGATCCGTACTACGTTCGATTATGTCGATATGACCATATGTAATTGGATCGAAACTTCCTGGGATTACTGCTTTTGTAATAGTCATATTAAACTCCTTTTTCTAATAACAAAGTATCCGTTAATCCATAATGATAACGTTTAATTACTTCAAAAGCTGTATAATCAATATCCTCTTTATGATTAAACTCACAAACGATAATACCATTTTCTTTTAATAAATCAAATTTATCAATTCCTACTAAAGCCTCGTCTATCAATCCTTTTTCATATGGAGGATCTAAAAAAATAACATCAAATTGAATTTCTCTTTTATTTAATGCTTTGAGTGCTCTGTCTGCATTATTTTTATAAACTTCTGCTTTATCCATGATATCTAAACTTTTTAAGTTTCCTTTTATCACTTGTACTGCTTTAAAGTTTTGGTCTACAAAAATCATTTTTTCCATACCTCTAGAGAGTGCCTCTATACCTAATGCGCCACTTCCAGCAAAAAGGTCTAAACCAATACCACTAATTTCATGCAAACTATTAAAAATGCCTTCTTTAACTTTATCCATTGTAGGTCGAGTGTTACGACCTTCCATACTTTCTAAAGGCTTACTCTTATGTATACCAGAAATCACTCTCATGGTATTCCCACTTCCAATCCAAAAATAATTTTTATATAATGCATTAAGCATATTAATTAGGAGGTTACTTATGAAACAGTCATTTATTTATCTAGGAGAAGGGCTAACTGATTTATTTGAATTTACAACACTTATCGAATATAACTATAAACGTGTTGATGCTGTAGTATTTTTCCATACTCCTAAATCACAAAAACAACTTAGTTCAGTTGGCTTAGTGATGCGCCCAACCTCAGATAATCACTTTCAAGCTATTTACATTATGTTAAACGCAGTTAAATATCCATATCCAAATAGTAACAAGAAAAACGATATCATTACTGCTAGCGCAAATAAATATAACATACCGATTAAAGGTATAGACGTACAACCACCGGAAACATTTCACGATAAAGATTTATATTTTAATTACTTAAAAAGCGTATTGCGCTTACAAAATTGGATACCACCATTGCAATAATAACTAGTAGCTCATTTTAATTTATGATAACTCATGCTTCTCTTTTTCATAAACTTTTTTCAAATATTTATATGGGGAAGCTTCAATGTTTCTCACATATTTAAGCTTCATAAGTTTGGTAACCACAT
The genomic region above belongs to Staphylococcus durrellii and contains:
- the coaD gene encoding pantetheine-phosphate adenylyltransferase, with the protein product MTITKAVIPGSFDPITYGHIDIIERSTDRFDEIHICVLKNSSKSGTFSVDERIELIKESVKHLTNVVVHEFSGLLVDFCDEIGAKTIIRGLRAVSDFEYELRLTSMNKKLNSDVETFYMMTSTNYSFISSSVVKEVAAYKANVSDFVPEHVAKALNEKFKK
- a CDS encoding YceD family protein, encoding MKWSITQLRKYQDKPFEFHQTVNFDHLKETLDLIDLSDITIDGELIINSNEVIANMHITGTYTMPCARTLKPVEVALDTSSQEIFDLDGYYADSEENEHYHDASDGMINLKDIAEELVIIEKPMRVFADDSEEMMREGNGWEVLDEEQAAEHAKEQEESESKQIDPRLQKLHQLYDEEQ
- a CDS encoding DUF7147 family protein; translation: MKQSFIYLGEGLTDLFEFTTLIEYNYKRVDAVVFFHTPKSQKQLSSVGLVMRPTSDNHFQAIYIMLNAVKYPYPNSNKKNDIITASANKYNIPIKGIDVQPPETFHDKDLYFNYLKSVLRLQNWIPPLQ
- a CDS encoding TrmH family RNA methyltransferase → MENITSAQNSKIKQAIKLAKKRERDKTGYALIEGYHLIEEAYKSDVTIKQLFMVEPDRIDNEIINYAELTFEINLKVAEALSETVTPQGFFAVIEKPDYEKNNAQQVLLIDRIQDPGNLGTLIRTADAAGLDLIVLEKGTADPYQDKVLRASQGSVFHLPIITAELIDFVNNFEGPIYGTALENAASFKSIEQKEKFGILLGNEGEGVKPELLEAVTDNITIPIYGKAESLNVAIAGSILMYHLKG
- the rpmF gene encoding 50S ribosomal protein L32, whose product is MAVPKRRTSKTRKNKRRTHFKISVPGMTECSSCGEYKLSHRVCKNCGSYNGEEVVSK
- the rsmD gene encoding 16S rRNA (guanine(966)-N(2))-methyltransferase RsmD, encoding MRVISGIHKSKPLESMEGRNTRPTMDKVKEGIFNSLHEISGIGLDLFAGSGALGIEALSRGMEKMIFVDQNFKAVQVIKGNLKSLDIMDKAEVYKNNADRALKALNKREIQFDVIFLDPPYEKGLIDEALVGIDKFDLLKENGIIVCEFNHKEDIDYTAFEVIKRYHYGLTDTLLLEKGV
- a CDS encoding nucleotidyltransferase, encoding MKSVALVTEYNPFHNGHLYHAEQSKSITQSDVSIAIMSGQFVMRGEPAIFNKFVRTEMALSAVDIVVELPAYASISAGQYFANSAIQVADYLDANHLSFGSESGDIDQFHAIAKEMKAIEQSEAFAQKLKEGKSYPRILSELLEHNTLLKEPNNTLGLSYIQAINNFAPQIQPWTIQRHQAQHHDDGITDQSFASGTSIRNALISNQEGWQKVVPSKIVQLYQQPKANTEPCFPFIKHTILTQDAKQLRQLHTVSEGLEQRLKKVISATTSYSQLIDALKSKRYTRTHIQRVLMNVLLNFQQHDKPQTLDAVRILGMTKRGQAYIKHLKTKFPERNYVTNINKQNAHHFKHEIQATDVYNNVFNHTATDFNTPVIIRN